From one Streptococcus oralis genomic stretch:
- a CDS encoding ABC transporter ATP-binding protein, which yields MTVIKVEKLSKKIKDKEILRNISFEINDGECVALIGPNGAGKTTLIDCLLGDKFMSSGQIAIQGFAPTDPRLKQLISILPQENTVVQDLKVKELLSFFQSIYPNSLSNQEIDDLLRFSDKQKNQLAGKLSGGQKRLFSFVLSLIGRPKILFLDEPTAAMDTSTRQHFWEIVNQLKKNGVTIVYSSHYIEEVEHTADRILVLHKGELIRDTTPYAMRGEEQEKHFTVPLTYQEVISTLDQIQGLEIKQNALSFTTKEASKVWKVLQEQGCMIEEIEVRNRTLLDSIFETTQD from the coding sequence ATGACTGTGATTAAAGTTGAGAAATTGAGTAAGAAAATAAAAGACAAGGAGATATTGCGGAACATCTCTTTTGAAATCAACGATGGTGAATGTGTCGCCTTGATCGGGCCTAACGGAGCAGGGAAGACAACCTTGATTGATTGCCTCTTGGGAGACAAGTTCATGAGCTCAGGTCAGATAGCCATTCAAGGCTTTGCACCAACAGATCCTCGATTAAAGCAGCTTATTTCTATCTTACCTCAAGAAAATACGGTGGTTCAAGACTTGAAAGTGAAAGAACTCTTATCCTTCTTTCAATCAATCTATCCAAACAGTCTCTCCAATCAAGAAATTGATGACTTGCTGAGATTTTCGGACAAGCAGAAAAATCAGCTAGCGGGCAAGTTGTCTGGTGGGCAAAAACGTTTGTTCTCTTTCGTGTTGTCTTTAATAGGTCGTCCGAAAATTCTATTTTTGGACGAACCAACTGCTGCCATGGATACCTCGACACGTCAGCATTTTTGGGAAATTGTCAATCAGTTAAAGAAAAATGGTGTCACCATTGTCTACTCTTCTCACTATATCGAAGAGGTAGAACATACGGCTGACCGCATTTTGGTCCTCCACAAGGGTGAATTGATCCGTGATACGACACCTTATGCCATGCGTGGTGAAGAACAAGAAAAACATTTTACGGTACCACTAACTTATCAGGAAGTTATCAGCACTTTGGACCAGATTCAAGGGCTTGAAATCAAGCAAAATGCTCTTTCCTTCACAACCAAAGAAGCCAGCAAAGTATGGAAAGTCTTGCAAGAACAGGGCTGCATGATCGAAGAAATTGAAGTTCGCAATCGAACTCTCTTAGACAGTATCTTCGAAACGACTCAAGACTAA
- a CDS encoding ABC transporter permease — protein MKNMTSLMKVEIILMKRQAIYYLLSIGLPSVFYLIFSGMMSGSDIPEIALQAYLFAMTLFSIMSSAFFSIPSTLESDKTNNWQKLIQHSPVSMVEYYVSKLFSTLLTFLLSVIVVFSVGHFVRGVTLPWLDWMVIGAILLIGSVVFISMGVLVSLLPSAQLMTVVGNIAYIALAVLGGLWFPLDSFPEWLQSIGKLTPTYQLMQVVSTYLEHHEFNILSALVVLGYTVFFGVLVIQLKKRIEVK, from the coding sequence ATGAAAAATATGACAAGTCTCATGAAAGTAGAAATCATTCTGATGAAACGGCAAGCCATCTACTACTTGCTATCCATCGGACTTCCAAGTGTATTTTACCTTATTTTCTCTGGTATGATGTCAGGATCAGACATTCCAGAAATCGCTCTTCAAGCCTATCTCTTTGCCATGACGCTCTTTAGTATCATGTCAAGTGCTTTTTTCAGTATCCCAAGCACACTCGAGTCTGATAAGACAAACAACTGGCAAAAATTGATTCAACATTCTCCCGTATCTATGGTAGAATATTATGTATCAAAACTGTTCAGCACTCTGCTAACTTTCTTGTTATCAGTTATAGTTGTCTTTTCAGTTGGTCATTTTGTCCGTGGAGTGACTCTGCCTTGGCTTGACTGGATGGTAATTGGTGCTATTTTGCTGATCGGAAGCGTGGTCTTTATCAGCATGGGGGTCTTGGTGAGCTTGCTACCCAGTGCTCAACTGATGACGGTTGTTGGAAATATTGCCTATATTGCTTTGGCTGTTCTAGGTGGACTGTGGTTCCCCTTGGATTCCTTCCCAGAATGGCTCCAATCTATTGGAAAGCTGACTCCAACCTATCAACTGATGCAGGTCGTCTCTACTTATTTGGAACACCATGAATTTAATATTCTTTCTGCCTTGGTTGTGCTAGGCTATACAGTTTTCTTTGGTGTACTGGTAATCCAGCTGAAAAAAAGGATTGAGGTAAAATAA